In Spirosoma aureum, a single genomic region encodes these proteins:
- a CDS encoding glycoside hydrolase family 30 protein, with translation MDIPFKKQTAALCLLTIIVFNPGFQHNALSQSLPKNVEFWLTNPDRSALFAKQPGTLSFRTTTDANPTIDIDATKTFQSIEGFGYTLTGGSAMLINRMDAKAKAALLKELFSTEGKNIGVSYLRLSIGASDLDDRVFSYDDLPDGQTDVRLEKFSLTHDRIHLIPVLKQILAINPNLKILGSPWSPPTWMKTNNNSKGGSLKLDYYDTYAQYFVKYIQGMKAEGIRIDAITIQNEPLHPGNNPSLLMLPTEQATFIKKSLGPAFKKAGIETKIFLYDHNADRPDFPISILNDPEAKKYVDGSAFHLYAGPIEALTKVHDAHPDKNLYFTEQWIGAPGNLKGDLAWHVKTLIIGATRNWSRTVLEWNLAADPKQQPHTIGGCTECLGAITIAGNIITRNPAYYNVAVASKFVRPGSIRIQSNTLETLPNVAFKTPDGQKVVIVLNTKDVVQPFNIRENGKQVSTSLPAGSVGTYVW, from the coding sequence ATGGACATTCCATTTAAAAAGCAAACGGCGGCTCTCTGTCTGCTTACCATCATAGTCTTTAATCCTGGTTTTCAGCACAATGCATTAAGTCAGAGTTTACCCAAAAACGTCGAATTCTGGCTAACCAACCCCGACAGATCCGCGCTATTTGCGAAGCAGCCAGGCACACTCTCATTCCGCACAACCACCGATGCGAATCCAACCATCGATATCGACGCAACAAAAACGTTTCAATCGATCGAAGGCTTCGGCTACACGTTGACGGGCGGCAGCGCCATGCTCATCAACCGGATGGACGCGAAAGCGAAAGCAGCTTTATTGAAGGAGTTGTTCTCGACAGAAGGTAAAAACATTGGCGTAAGTTATCTGCGGCTAAGTATTGGTGCATCGGATTTAGATGACCGGGTTTTCTCGTACGACGACCTTCCGGATGGTCAGACCGATGTCAGGCTTGAAAAATTCTCGCTGACCCACGACCGTATTCACCTGATTCCGGTGTTGAAACAGATTCTGGCTATTAATCCTAACCTGAAAATTCTGGGCTCACCCTGGTCTCCGCCAACCTGGATGAAGACGAATAACAACTCGAAAGGTGGTAGTCTGAAGCTCGATTATTACGACACCTATGCTCAGTATTTCGTGAAATACATTCAGGGTATGAAAGCCGAAGGTATCCGGATTGATGCCATTACCATCCAGAATGAGCCGCTGCATCCGGGCAACAACCCGAGCCTGCTGATGCTACCCACCGAGCAGGCTACGTTTATCAAGAAGAGCTTAGGGCCTGCCTTCAAAAAAGCGGGCATCGAAACCAAAATTTTCCTCTACGATCACAACGCAGACCGGCCCGACTTCCCGATTTCGATCCTGAATGATCCGGAAGCAAAAAAGTACGTCGACGGATCAGCGTTTCACCTGTATGCCGGGCCCATTGAAGCACTCACGAAGGTTCATGATGCCCATCCGGATAAGAATCTGTACTTCACAGAACAGTGGATTGGTGCACCGGGTAATCTGAAGGGCGATCTGGCCTGGCACGTGAAGACACTGATTATTGGCGCAACCCGAAACTGGAGCCGGACGGTGCTGGAATGGAACCTGGCCGCAGACCCGAAGCAGCAACCCCACACCATTGGCGGGTGTACAGAGTGCCTGGGGGCAATTACGATAGCTGGCAATATCATTACCCGCAATCCGGCTTATTACAATGTAGCCGTCGCATCAAAATTCGTACGTCCGGGTTCGATCAGGATTCAGTCCAATACGTTAGAAACGCTCCCGAATGTGGCCTTTAAAACCCCGGATGGCCAAAAAGTGGTGATTGTATTGAATACGAAAGATGTAGTACAGCCCTTCAATATCCGCGAAAACGGCAAACAGGTCAGTACATCGCTGCCAGCGGGTTCCGTTGGA